In one window of Calypte anna isolate BGI_N300 chromosome 1, bCalAnn1_v1.p, whole genome shotgun sequence DNA:
- the USP5 gene encoding ubiquitin carboxyl-terminal hydrolase 5 isoform X2, which yields MAELSEALISVLPSIRVPKAGDRVHKDECAFSFDTPESDGGLYICMNTFLGFGKQYVEKHYQKTGQRVYLHLKRTRKPKEEDTNSSAGDPPRKKPTRLAIGVEGGFDITEEKFEYDDDVKIVIFPEHLDIPRNGLEGLPDMVKDRIASAIEAILTADSASRKQEVQAWDGEVRRVSKHAFSLHQLQNDVRIPPCGWKCSKCDMKENLWLNMTDGAILCGRRYFDGSGGNNHAVEHYRETGYPLAVKLGTITPDGADVYSYDEDDMVLDPNLAEHLAHFGIDMLKMQKTDKTMTELEIDMNQRIGEWELIQESGVQLKPLYGPGYTGIRNLGNSCYLNSVMQVLFSIPDFQRKYVDKLEKIFQSAPSDPTQDFSTQVAKLGHGLLSGEYSKPASADGEQQPDQKGMQNGIAPRMFKSLIGKGHPEFSTNRQQDAQEFFLHFINMVERNCRSSENPNEVFRFLVEEKLKCLATEKVKYTQRVDYIMQLPVPMDAALNKDELLEYEEKKRQAEEEKQPLPELVRAKVPFSSCLEAYGAPEQVDDFWSTALQAKSVALKTTRFASFPDYLVIQIKKFTFGLDWVPKKLDVSIEMPEELDISALQGTGLQDGEEEMPDIAPPLVTPDEPKAPMLDESVIIQLVEMGFPMDACRKAVYYTGNSGVETAMNWVMSHMDDPDFANPLVLPGSSGPGSTIACPDPPSEDSVATIVSMGFSRDQAMKALRATNNSLERAVDWIFSHIDDLDAEAAMDISEGRSAAESISESVPVGPKVRDGPGKYQLFAFISHMGTSTMCGHYVCHIKKDGRWVIYNDQKVCASEKPPKDLGYIYFYQRIPS from the exons ATGGCGGAGCTGAGCGAGGCGCTGATCTCGGTGTTGCCGTCCATCCGGGTGCCCAAGGCCGGTGACCGGGTCCACAAGGACGAGTGCGCCTTTTCCTTTGACACGCCG GAGTCAGATGGTGGCTTATATATCTGCATGAACACGTTCCTGGGCTTTGGGAAGCAGTATGTGGAAAAGCACTATCAGAAAACAGGCCAGCGAGTCTACCTGCACCTGAAAAGAACACGTAAACCG AAGGAAGAAGACACCAACTCCAGTGCTGGGGACCCCCCAAGGAAGAAACCAACTCGCTTGGCTATTG GTGTAGAAGGTGGATTTGACATCACAGAGGAAAAGTTTGAATATGACGACGATGTAAAAATAGTCATTTTCCCAGAGCATTTGGATATTCCTCGTAATGGGCTGGAAGGACTGCCAGACATGGTCAAAGACAGG ATTGCCAGTGCAATTGAAGCCATCCTGACAGCAGATTCAGCATCACGGAAGCAGGAGGTGCAGGCTTGGGATGGGGAGGTTCGGCGTGTTTCCAAACATGCTTTTTCCCTCCACCAACTTCAGAACGATGTCCGCATCCCACCGTG TGGCTGGAAATGCAGCAAGTGTGACATGAAGGAGAACCTATGGTTGAACATGACTGATGGAGCCATCCTCTGTGGTCGGCGCTATTTTGATGGCAGTGGTGGCAACAATCACGCGGTCGAGCACTACAGGGAAACTGGCTATCCCCTGGCTGTGAAACTGGGAACAATTACTCCTGATGGGGCTG ATGTCTACTCCTACGATGAGGATGATATGGTGTTGGATCCTAACCTGGCAGAACATCTTGCACACTTTGGGATTGACATGCTTAAGATGCAGAAG ACAGACAAGACAAtgacagaactggaaatagACATGAACCAGCGTATTGGGGAGTGGGAGCTCATCCAGGAGTCTGGTGTACAGCTCAAGCCCCTCTATGGGCCTGGGTACACTGGTATTCGTAACTTGGGCAACAGTTGCTACCTCAATTCTGTGATGCAGGTGCTGTTCAGTATCCCAGACTTCCAGAGAAA GTATGTGGATAAGCTGGAGAAGATATTCCAAAGTGCACCTTCGGACCCCACACAGGACTTCAGCACACAAGT AGCCAAACTGGGCCATGGACTGCTTTCAGGAGAGTATTCAAAGCCAGCTTCTGCAGATGGGGAACAGCAGCCTGATCAGAAG GGTATGCAGAATGGCATTGCTCCACGTATGTTTAAGTCCCTCATTGGAAAGGGGCACCCAGAGTTTTCCACTAACCGACAGCAGGATGCCCAGGAATTCTTTCTGCACTTCATCAACATGGTGGAG aggaACTGCCGCAGCTCGGAGAACCCAAATGAGGTCTTCCGTTTTCTCGtggaggagaagctgaagtGCCTGGCCACAGAAAAGGTGAAATATACCCAGCGTGTTGACTATATCATGCAGTTGCCTGTGCCCATGGATGCTGCACTCAACAAAG ATGAACTACTGGAAtatgaggagaagaaaaggcaggcagaggaagagaagcagccGCTACCTGAACTGGTGCGAGCCAAGGTGCCTTTCAGCTCCTGCCTAGAGGCCTATGGAGCTCCAGAGCAGGTGGATGATTTCTGGAGCACAGCCTTGCAGGCCAAGTCTGTGGCTCTCAA AACAACTCGGTTTGCTTCTTTCCCGGATTATCTGGTGATCCAGATAAAGAAATTCACTTTTGGTCTGGACTGGGTGCCCAAAAAGCTTG ATGTCTCCATTGAAATGCCAGAAGAGCTGGATATTTCTGCACTGCAAGGAACAGGGCTGCaagatggagaagaagaaatgccAGACATCGCACCCCCACTGGTGACACCAGATGAGCCCAAAG CACCCATGCTGGATGAGTCAGTGATTATCCAGCTAGTGGAGATGGGCTTTCCCATGGATGCATGCCGTAAAGCTGTGTATTACACTGGGAACAGTGGAGTTGAGACTGCCATGAACTGGGTCATGTCACATATGGATGATCCAG ATTTTGCTAACCCGTTAGTTCTCCCTGGATCCAGTGGACCAGGGTCAACTATTGCCTGCCCAGACCCTCCTTCAGAAGACAGCGTGGCCACTATTGTCTCCATGGGCTTCTCCCGGGACCAGGCCATGAAAGCGCTTAGAGCCACG aaCAACAGTCTGGAGCGTGCTGTGGATTGGATCTTCAGTCACATCGATGATCTTGATGCAGAAGCTGCTATGGATATCTCAGAGGGGCGCTCAGCGGCGGAGTCCATCTCTGAATCTGTCCCTGTGGGTCCTAAAGTGCGCGATGGGCCTGGAA AGTATCAGCTGTTTGCCTTTATCAGCCACATGGGCACTTCTACTATGTGTGGACACTACGTTTGTCACATCAAGAAAGATGGCAG GTGGGTGATCTACAATGACCAGAAAGTCTGTGCTTCTGAGAAGCCCCCCAAGGACCTGGGCTACATCTACTTTTATCAGCGAATTCCCAGCTAG
- the USP5 gene encoding ubiquitin carboxyl-terminal hydrolase 5 isoform X3, with translation MNTFLGFGKQYVEKHYQKTGQRVYLHLKRTRKPKEEDTNSSAGDPPRKKPTRLAIGVEGGFDITEEKFEYDDDVKIVIFPEHLDIPRNGLEGLPDMVKDRIASAIEAILTADSASRKQEVQAWDGEVRRVSKHAFSLHQLQNDVRIPPCGWKCSKCDMKENLWLNMTDGAILCGRRYFDGSGGNNHAVEHYRETGYPLAVKLGTITPDGADVYSYDEDDMVLDPNLAEHLAHFGIDMLKMQKTDKTMTELEIDMNQRIGEWELIQESGVQLKPLYGPGYTGIRNLGNSCYLNSVMQVLFSIPDFQRKYVDKLEKIFQSAPSDPTQDFSTQVAKLGHGLLSGEYSKPASADGEQQPDQKGMQNGIAPRMFKSLIGKGHPEFSTNRQQDAQEFFLHFINMVERNCRSSENPNEVFRFLVEEKLKCLATEKVKYTQRVDYIMQLPVPMDAALNKDELLEYEEKKRQAEEEKQPLPELVRAKVPFSSCLEAYGAPEQVDDFWSTALQAKSVALKTTRFASFPDYLVIQIKKFTFGLDWVPKKLDVSIEMPEELDISALQGTGLQDGEEEMPDIAPPLVTPDEPKGSLGFYGNEDDDSFCSPHFSSPTSPMLDESVIIQLVEMGFPMDACRKAVYYTGNSGVETAMNWVMSHMDDPDFANPLVLPGSSGPGSTIACPDPPSEDSVATIVSMGFSRDQAMKALRATNNSLERAVDWIFSHIDDLDAEAAMDISEGRSAAESISESVPVGPKVRDGPGKYQLFAFISHMGTSTMCGHYVCHIKKDGRWVIYNDQKVCASEKPPKDLGYIYFYQRIPS, from the exons ATGAACACGTTCCTGGGCTTTGGGAAGCAGTATGTGGAAAAGCACTATCAGAAAACAGGCCAGCGAGTCTACCTGCACCTGAAAAGAACACGTAAACCG AAGGAAGAAGACACCAACTCCAGTGCTGGGGACCCCCCAAGGAAGAAACCAACTCGCTTGGCTATTG GTGTAGAAGGTGGATTTGACATCACAGAGGAAAAGTTTGAATATGACGACGATGTAAAAATAGTCATTTTCCCAGAGCATTTGGATATTCCTCGTAATGGGCTGGAAGGACTGCCAGACATGGTCAAAGACAGG ATTGCCAGTGCAATTGAAGCCATCCTGACAGCAGATTCAGCATCACGGAAGCAGGAGGTGCAGGCTTGGGATGGGGAGGTTCGGCGTGTTTCCAAACATGCTTTTTCCCTCCACCAACTTCAGAACGATGTCCGCATCCCACCGTG TGGCTGGAAATGCAGCAAGTGTGACATGAAGGAGAACCTATGGTTGAACATGACTGATGGAGCCATCCTCTGTGGTCGGCGCTATTTTGATGGCAGTGGTGGCAACAATCACGCGGTCGAGCACTACAGGGAAACTGGCTATCCCCTGGCTGTGAAACTGGGAACAATTACTCCTGATGGGGCTG ATGTCTACTCCTACGATGAGGATGATATGGTGTTGGATCCTAACCTGGCAGAACATCTTGCACACTTTGGGATTGACATGCTTAAGATGCAGAAG ACAGACAAGACAAtgacagaactggaaatagACATGAACCAGCGTATTGGGGAGTGGGAGCTCATCCAGGAGTCTGGTGTACAGCTCAAGCCCCTCTATGGGCCTGGGTACACTGGTATTCGTAACTTGGGCAACAGTTGCTACCTCAATTCTGTGATGCAGGTGCTGTTCAGTATCCCAGACTTCCAGAGAAA GTATGTGGATAAGCTGGAGAAGATATTCCAAAGTGCACCTTCGGACCCCACACAGGACTTCAGCACACAAGT AGCCAAACTGGGCCATGGACTGCTTTCAGGAGAGTATTCAAAGCCAGCTTCTGCAGATGGGGAACAGCAGCCTGATCAGAAG GGTATGCAGAATGGCATTGCTCCACGTATGTTTAAGTCCCTCATTGGAAAGGGGCACCCAGAGTTTTCCACTAACCGACAGCAGGATGCCCAGGAATTCTTTCTGCACTTCATCAACATGGTGGAG aggaACTGCCGCAGCTCGGAGAACCCAAATGAGGTCTTCCGTTTTCTCGtggaggagaagctgaagtGCCTGGCCACAGAAAAGGTGAAATATACCCAGCGTGTTGACTATATCATGCAGTTGCCTGTGCCCATGGATGCTGCACTCAACAAAG ATGAACTACTGGAAtatgaggagaagaaaaggcaggcagaggaagagaagcagccGCTACCTGAACTGGTGCGAGCCAAGGTGCCTTTCAGCTCCTGCCTAGAGGCCTATGGAGCTCCAGAGCAGGTGGATGATTTCTGGAGCACAGCCTTGCAGGCCAAGTCTGTGGCTCTCAA AACAACTCGGTTTGCTTCTTTCCCGGATTATCTGGTGATCCAGATAAAGAAATTCACTTTTGGTCTGGACTGGGTGCCCAAAAAGCTTG ATGTCTCCATTGAAATGCCAGAAGAGCTGGATATTTCTGCACTGCAAGGAACAGGGCTGCaagatggagaagaagaaatgccAGACATCGCACCCCCACTGGTGACACCAGATGAGCCCAAAGGTAGCCTGGGGTTCTATGGCAACGAGGACGACGActccttctgctcccctcaCTTCTCCTCTCCGACAT CACCCATGCTGGATGAGTCAGTGATTATCCAGCTAGTGGAGATGGGCTTTCCCATGGATGCATGCCGTAAAGCTGTGTATTACACTGGGAACAGTGGAGTTGAGACTGCCATGAACTGGGTCATGTCACATATGGATGATCCAG ATTTTGCTAACCCGTTAGTTCTCCCTGGATCCAGTGGACCAGGGTCAACTATTGCCTGCCCAGACCCTCCTTCAGAAGACAGCGTGGCCACTATTGTCTCCATGGGCTTCTCCCGGGACCAGGCCATGAAAGCGCTTAGAGCCACG aaCAACAGTCTGGAGCGTGCTGTGGATTGGATCTTCAGTCACATCGATGATCTTGATGCAGAAGCTGCTATGGATATCTCAGAGGGGCGCTCAGCGGCGGAGTCCATCTCTGAATCTGTCCCTGTGGGTCCTAAAGTGCGCGATGGGCCTGGAA AGTATCAGCTGTTTGCCTTTATCAGCCACATGGGCACTTCTACTATGTGTGGACACTACGTTTGTCACATCAAGAAAGATGGCAG GTGGGTGATCTACAATGACCAGAAAGTCTGTGCTTCTGAGAAGCCCCCCAAGGACCTGGGCTACATCTACTTTTATCAGCGAATTCCCAGCTAG
- the GNB3 gene encoding guanine nucleotide-binding protein G(I)/G(S)/G(T) subunit beta-3 — MGEIEQMKQEAEQLKKQIADARKACADTTLAQIVSGMEVVGRIQMRTRRTLRGHLAKIYAMHWSTDSKLMVSASQDGKLIVWDTYTTNKVHAIPLRSSWVMTCAYAPSGNFVACGGLDNMCSIYNLKTREGNVKVSRELSAHTGYLSCCRFLDDNNIVTSSGDTTCALWDIETGQQKTVFMGHTGDCMSLAVSPDFKLFISGACDATAKLWDVREGNCRQTFLGHESDINAISFFPNGEAICTGSDDATCRLFDLRADQELVVYSHESIICGITSVAFSRSGRLLLAGYDDFNCNIWDSLKAERVGILSGHDNRVSCLGVTADGMAVATGSWDSFLKVWN; from the exons ATGGGGGAAATTGAACAGATGAAGCAGGAGGCTGAGCAGCTGAAGAAGCAGATTGCG gatgccCGGAAAGCCTGTGCAGACACCACACTTGCTCAG ATTGTATCTGGAATGGAGGTTGTTGGCCGCATCCAGATGCGGACCCGAAGGACCCTGCGCGGGCACCTGGCAAAGATCTACGCCATGCACTGGTCCACAGACTCCAA ACTTATGGTCAGTGCCTCACAAGATGGGAAACTGATTGTGTGGGACACGTACACAACTAACAAG GTCCATGCCATCCCTTTACGTTCTTCCTGGGTCATGACCTGTGCCTATGCTCCCTCAGGCAATTTTGTGGCCTGTGGAGGCCTTGACAACATGTGTTCCATCTACAACCTCAAGACTCGTGAAGGCAATGTCAAAGTGAGCAGGGAGCTGTCAGCTCATAcag GTTACCTCTCTTGCTGCCGATTTCTTGATGACAATAATATTGTGACTAGTTCTGGAGATACAACATG TGCACTCTGGGACATTGAGACCGGGCAGCAGAAGACTGTGTTCATGGGTCATACTGGGGACTGTATGAGCTTGGCCGTCTCCCCAGACTTCAAACTCTTCATCTCTGGGGCTTGTGATGCTACTGCCAAACTGTGGGACGTGCGGGAGGGCAACTGCCGTCAGACCTTCTTAGGGCACGAGTCTGATATCAACGCTATCTCT TTCTTCCCTAATGGTGAAGCCATCTGCACTGGCTCAGATGATGCCACCTGCCGCCTCTTTGACCTCCGTGCAGACCAGGAGCTTGTGGTGTATTCCCATGAGAGCATCATCTGTGGGATCACATCAGTCGCCTTCTCCCGCAGCGGGCGCCTCTTGCTCGCTGGATACGATGACTTCAACTGCAACATTTGGGACAGCCTAAAAGCAGAGCGTGTGG GAATCCTTTCTGGCCATGACAACAGAGTGAGCTGCCTGGGGGTGACAGCAGATGGGATGGCTGTTGCCACTGGCTCGTGGGACAGCTTCCTCAAGGTTTGGAATTGA
- the USP5 gene encoding ubiquitin carboxyl-terminal hydrolase 5 isoform X1 — translation MAELSEALISVLPSIRVPKAGDRVHKDECAFSFDTPESDGGLYICMNTFLGFGKQYVEKHYQKTGQRVYLHLKRTRKPKEEDTNSSAGDPPRKKPTRLAIGVEGGFDITEEKFEYDDDVKIVIFPEHLDIPRNGLEGLPDMVKDRIASAIEAILTADSASRKQEVQAWDGEVRRVSKHAFSLHQLQNDVRIPPCGWKCSKCDMKENLWLNMTDGAILCGRRYFDGSGGNNHAVEHYRETGYPLAVKLGTITPDGADVYSYDEDDMVLDPNLAEHLAHFGIDMLKMQKTDKTMTELEIDMNQRIGEWELIQESGVQLKPLYGPGYTGIRNLGNSCYLNSVMQVLFSIPDFQRKYVDKLEKIFQSAPSDPTQDFSTQVAKLGHGLLSGEYSKPASADGEQQPDQKGMQNGIAPRMFKSLIGKGHPEFSTNRQQDAQEFFLHFINMVERNCRSSENPNEVFRFLVEEKLKCLATEKVKYTQRVDYIMQLPVPMDAALNKDELLEYEEKKRQAEEEKQPLPELVRAKVPFSSCLEAYGAPEQVDDFWSTALQAKSVALKTTRFASFPDYLVIQIKKFTFGLDWVPKKLDVSIEMPEELDISALQGTGLQDGEEEMPDIAPPLVTPDEPKGSLGFYGNEDDDSFCSPHFSSPTSPMLDESVIIQLVEMGFPMDACRKAVYYTGNSGVETAMNWVMSHMDDPDFANPLVLPGSSGPGSTIACPDPPSEDSVATIVSMGFSRDQAMKALRATNNSLERAVDWIFSHIDDLDAEAAMDISEGRSAAESISESVPVGPKVRDGPGKYQLFAFISHMGTSTMCGHYVCHIKKDGRWVIYNDQKVCASEKPPKDLGYIYFYQRIPS, via the exons ATGGCGGAGCTGAGCGAGGCGCTGATCTCGGTGTTGCCGTCCATCCGGGTGCCCAAGGCCGGTGACCGGGTCCACAAGGACGAGTGCGCCTTTTCCTTTGACACGCCG GAGTCAGATGGTGGCTTATATATCTGCATGAACACGTTCCTGGGCTTTGGGAAGCAGTATGTGGAAAAGCACTATCAGAAAACAGGCCAGCGAGTCTACCTGCACCTGAAAAGAACACGTAAACCG AAGGAAGAAGACACCAACTCCAGTGCTGGGGACCCCCCAAGGAAGAAACCAACTCGCTTGGCTATTG GTGTAGAAGGTGGATTTGACATCACAGAGGAAAAGTTTGAATATGACGACGATGTAAAAATAGTCATTTTCCCAGAGCATTTGGATATTCCTCGTAATGGGCTGGAAGGACTGCCAGACATGGTCAAAGACAGG ATTGCCAGTGCAATTGAAGCCATCCTGACAGCAGATTCAGCATCACGGAAGCAGGAGGTGCAGGCTTGGGATGGGGAGGTTCGGCGTGTTTCCAAACATGCTTTTTCCCTCCACCAACTTCAGAACGATGTCCGCATCCCACCGTG TGGCTGGAAATGCAGCAAGTGTGACATGAAGGAGAACCTATGGTTGAACATGACTGATGGAGCCATCCTCTGTGGTCGGCGCTATTTTGATGGCAGTGGTGGCAACAATCACGCGGTCGAGCACTACAGGGAAACTGGCTATCCCCTGGCTGTGAAACTGGGAACAATTACTCCTGATGGGGCTG ATGTCTACTCCTACGATGAGGATGATATGGTGTTGGATCCTAACCTGGCAGAACATCTTGCACACTTTGGGATTGACATGCTTAAGATGCAGAAG ACAGACAAGACAAtgacagaactggaaatagACATGAACCAGCGTATTGGGGAGTGGGAGCTCATCCAGGAGTCTGGTGTACAGCTCAAGCCCCTCTATGGGCCTGGGTACACTGGTATTCGTAACTTGGGCAACAGTTGCTACCTCAATTCTGTGATGCAGGTGCTGTTCAGTATCCCAGACTTCCAGAGAAA GTATGTGGATAAGCTGGAGAAGATATTCCAAAGTGCACCTTCGGACCCCACACAGGACTTCAGCACACAAGT AGCCAAACTGGGCCATGGACTGCTTTCAGGAGAGTATTCAAAGCCAGCTTCTGCAGATGGGGAACAGCAGCCTGATCAGAAG GGTATGCAGAATGGCATTGCTCCACGTATGTTTAAGTCCCTCATTGGAAAGGGGCACCCAGAGTTTTCCACTAACCGACAGCAGGATGCCCAGGAATTCTTTCTGCACTTCATCAACATGGTGGAG aggaACTGCCGCAGCTCGGAGAACCCAAATGAGGTCTTCCGTTTTCTCGtggaggagaagctgaagtGCCTGGCCACAGAAAAGGTGAAATATACCCAGCGTGTTGACTATATCATGCAGTTGCCTGTGCCCATGGATGCTGCACTCAACAAAG ATGAACTACTGGAAtatgaggagaagaaaaggcaggcagaggaagagaagcagccGCTACCTGAACTGGTGCGAGCCAAGGTGCCTTTCAGCTCCTGCCTAGAGGCCTATGGAGCTCCAGAGCAGGTGGATGATTTCTGGAGCACAGCCTTGCAGGCCAAGTCTGTGGCTCTCAA AACAACTCGGTTTGCTTCTTTCCCGGATTATCTGGTGATCCAGATAAAGAAATTCACTTTTGGTCTGGACTGGGTGCCCAAAAAGCTTG ATGTCTCCATTGAAATGCCAGAAGAGCTGGATATTTCTGCACTGCAAGGAACAGGGCTGCaagatggagaagaagaaatgccAGACATCGCACCCCCACTGGTGACACCAGATGAGCCCAAAGGTAGCCTGGGGTTCTATGGCAACGAGGACGACGActccttctgctcccctcaCTTCTCCTCTCCGACAT CACCCATGCTGGATGAGTCAGTGATTATCCAGCTAGTGGAGATGGGCTTTCCCATGGATGCATGCCGTAAAGCTGTGTATTACACTGGGAACAGTGGAGTTGAGACTGCCATGAACTGGGTCATGTCACATATGGATGATCCAG ATTTTGCTAACCCGTTAGTTCTCCCTGGATCCAGTGGACCAGGGTCAACTATTGCCTGCCCAGACCCTCCTTCAGAAGACAGCGTGGCCACTATTGTCTCCATGGGCTTCTCCCGGGACCAGGCCATGAAAGCGCTTAGAGCCACG aaCAACAGTCTGGAGCGTGCTGTGGATTGGATCTTCAGTCACATCGATGATCTTGATGCAGAAGCTGCTATGGATATCTCAGAGGGGCGCTCAGCGGCGGAGTCCATCTCTGAATCTGTCCCTGTGGGTCCTAAAGTGCGCGATGGGCCTGGAA AGTATCAGCTGTTTGCCTTTATCAGCCACATGGGCACTTCTACTATGTGTGGACACTACGTTTGTCACATCAAGAAAGATGGCAG GTGGGTGATCTACAATGACCAGAAAGTCTGTGCTTCTGAGAAGCCCCCCAAGGACCTGGGCTACATCTACTTTTATCAGCGAATTCCCAGCTAG
- the CDCA3 gene encoding cell division cycle-associated protein 3, whose protein sequence is MGVTGSVPAAPLAATGVTGGTPSGAPTCASAPRNKHLAHVSDPRSPTAGILRTPIEVVSSPTDSPQPGSAEQAAASAQERDPRSPTPGISRTPMRTPSTDSVDRLVRQLSEAFGAEAASPEPSPTAAAAACPTEEPARQTTPSAPSGDEAERPLSPSAAPSRPARFAGSKPVRPKNNKVMANSGTGRSPLSILLDDNSPSAPASRQGKRHVLGENIGEKREVTVDLNRSLKSGNCAWNDLNKENQQCPFVEN, encoded by the exons ATGGGGGTCACCGGTAGCGTCCCGGCCGCTCCCCTGGCCGCCACGGGGGTCACCGGCGGCACCCCGTCCGGTGCCCCCACTTGCGCCTCTGCCCCCCGCAACAAGCACTTGGCGCACGTCAGCGATCCCCGCTCCCCCACCGCCGGCATCCTGCGCACTCCCATCGAG GTGGTGAGCTCTCCGACAGacagccctcagcctggctccgCCGAacaggcagcagcctctgcccagGAACGGGACCCGCGCTCCCCCACGCCCGGCATTTCCCGCACGCCCATGAGAACCCCGTCGACTG ATAGCGTGGACCGCCTGGTGAGGCAGCTCAGCGAAGCCTTCGGGGCTGAGGCCGCGTCTCCGGAGCCCTCGCcgactgcagcagcagcagcctgcccCACGGAGGAGCCTGCCCGGCAGACTACGCCGTCCGCCCCCTCGGGGGATGAAGCGGAGAGGCCGCTTTCTCCTAGCGCGGCGCCGTCGCGGCCCGCCCGCTTTGCCG GGAGCAAGCCTGTAAGACCCAAGAACAACAAGGTCATGGCTAACTCTGGAACTGGACgctctcccctcagcatcctgctggaTGATAATTCTCCCAGTGCTCCTGCCTCTCGACAG gGTAAGAGGCATGTGTTGGGCGAGAACAttggagagaagagggaagtgACAGTGGATCTGAATAGGAGCCTGAAATCTGGGAACTGTGCTTGGAATGACCTGAACAAAGAGAACCAACAGTGTCCTTTTGTGGAGAACTAA